In Colias croceus chromosome 26, ilColCroc2.1, one DNA window encodes the following:
- the LOC123703477 gene encoding two pore potassium channel protein sup-9-like — protein sequence MKKQNVRTLSLIVCTFTYLLVGAAVFDALESTTERNRFEVLQAIEGMIIRKYNISDEDFRVMETVVLKSEPHKAGQQWKFTGAFYYATTVLTTIGYGHSTPATIGGKLFTMFYAIVGIPLGLIMFQSIGERVNRLSSVIIKSIKRAMNCRQTHASEVDLICVVTTLSSLTIAGGAAAFSKFEGWSYFDSVYYCFITLTTIGFGDMVALQKDNALNKKPSYVMFALIFILFGLAIVAACLNLLVLRFVTMNTEDEKRDQQQAEQAQQVAVRLEGDVITADGDVLRGVARGTRLPATPRMIRPGDTMVPLYSEEDAPSVCSCACNCFGPKSIPYRDPLSPIPPTNIKHIKPKNLCNIPRYIEKNSNRDNSTSLRLNSASGYLYMNARNDFTIDHEDFNELVARRREQLRRGMKAYSHYSPQSSYANLHERSNDPLVDDYYSEKNSYEKKKIKKNIDRNTKPVNYFYDDAVLHFDDEYAFDGSIIFAKRRKSIDKDLLSDLARFNIDQMSNDSYGYYLDESEQDQYFINDTLTLSMPAHRASV from the exons ATGAAGAAGCAAAATGTACGCACTCTATCGTTGATTGTGTGCACATTCACTTATCTACTAGTTGGTGCCGCTGTGTTTGATGCCCTCGAGTCTACTACGGAGAGGAATCGCTTCGAAGTGTTACAAG CCATAGAAGGCATGATAATACGCAAGTACAATATATCAGACGAGGACTTTAGAGTGATGGAGACAGTTGTGTTGAAGTCGGAGCCTCACAAAGCTGGTCAGCAGTGGAAGTTCACTGGAGCATTCTACTATGCTACCACGGTTTTGACTACTATTG GCTACGGTCACTCCACACCAGCCACGATCGGCGGGAAGCTGTTCACGATGTTCTACGCGATAGTTGGCATACCGCTCGGGCTGATCATGTTCCAGAGTATCGGTGAACGGGTGAATAGGCTTAGCAG cgtcataataaaatcaatcaaaCGCGCAATGAACTGTCGTCAAACACACGCGTCAGAAGTGGATCTCATATGTGTTGTGACCACACTATCGTCACTGACCATCGCTGGGGGGGCGGCTGCGTTCAGCAAGTTTGAGGGATGGAGCTATTTTGATAGTGTTTACTACTGTTTCATCACTTTGACTACTATTG GTTTCGGCGATATGGTGGCCCTGCAAAAGGACAACGCTCTAAACAAGAAGCCCTCATACGTGATGTTCGCGCTGATTTTCATCCTTTTCGGCTTAGCAATTGTAGCCGCGTGTCTCAATTTGTTGGTGTTGAGATTTGTGACCATGAACACGGAGGACGAGAAACGGGATCAACAGCAGGCTGAACAG GCACAACAAGTGGCAGTGCGGTTAGAGGGTGACGTCATCACAGCGGACGGTGACGTGTTGAGGGGCGTGGCTAGAGGCACAAGATTGCCGGCTACACCAAGAATGATAAGACCCG GCGACACAATGGTGCCGTTATATTCAGAAGAAGACGCGCCAAGCGTGTGCAGTTGTGCGTGCAATTGTTTTGGACCGAA ATCGATACCATACCGCGATCCGCTGTCCCCGATACCACCGACGAATATAAAGCACATCAAACCGAAAAACCTCTGCAACATACCCAGATACATAGAGAAGAACTCAAACAGAGACAATTCCACATCGCTAAGACTAAACTCCGCCTCTGGTTACCTCTATATGAACGCCAGAAACGACTTCACAATAGATCATGAGGATTTCAACGAACTAGTAGCTAGGAGACGTGAACAATTGCGCAGAGGAATGAAGGCGTATTCGCATTATAGCCCACAAAGTTCGTACGCAAATCTACACGAAAGAAGCAACGATCCTCTAGTAGACGATTATTACTCAGAAAAAAACAGTTACGAAAAGAAAAAGATCAAAAAGAACATAGATAGAAATACTAAACCTGTCAACTATTTCTACGATGATGCGGTTTTGCACTTTGACGATGAATACGCGTTCGATGGATCTATAATATTCGCGAAGAGAAGAAAATCGATAGACAAGGATCTATTGTCGGATCTAGCGCGGTTCAATATAGATCAAATGTCGAATGACAGCTACGGTTATTATTTGGATGAAAGTGAGCAAGATCAATACTTTATAAATGACACATTGACGTTGAGTATGCCGGCGCATAGAGCTAGTGTATAA